A portion of the Clostridium gelidum genome contains these proteins:
- the rplP gene encoding 50S ribosomal protein L16 gives MLMPKRVKHRKVQRGRMKGKATRGNFLAYGDYGIQALSCCWITSNQIEAARIAINRYIKRGGKLWIKIFPDKPVTEKPAETRMGSGKGSPEYWVAVVKPGRVLFELSGVPEETAREAMRLASHKLPVKTKFVSKRDFEEMGGEE, from the coding sequence ATGTTAATGCCTAAAAGGGTAAAACATCGTAAGGTGCAACGTGGTAGAATGAAAGGTAAAGCAACAAGAGGTAATTTCTTAGCTTATGGAGATTATGGAATTCAAGCATTAAGTTGTTGTTGGATTACAAGTAACCAAATTGAAGCTGCCAGAATTGCTATCAATAGATACATTAAAAGAGGTGGAAAACTTTGGATAAAGATTTTCCCAGATAAACCAGTTACAGAAAAACCAGCTGAAACAAGAATGGGTTCAGGTAAAGGATCACCAGAATATTGGGTTGCAGTAGTTAAGCCAGGTAGAGTGTTATTTGAACTATCAGGAGTACCAGAAGAAACTGCAAGAGAAGCAATGAGACTTGCTTCGCATAAACTTCCTGTAAAAACAAAATTTGTTTCAAAAAGAGATTTTGAGGAAATGGGTGGTGAAGAATAA
- the rpsS gene encoding 30S ribosomal protein S19, with the protein MSRSTKKAPFVHEGLFKKIEEMNGNEDKKVVKTWSRSSTIFPQFIGHTIAVHDGRKHVPVFISEDMVGHKLGEFVLTRTFKGHIADKTSKR; encoded by the coding sequence GTGAGTAGATCAACAAAGAAAGCACCTTTTGTTCATGAGGGACTTTTCAAGAAGATAGAAGAAATGAATGGTAATGAAGATAAAAAAGTTGTTAAAACTTGGTCAAGAAGTTCAACAATTTTCCCACAATTTATAGGTCATACAATTGCTGTACATGATGGAAGAAAGCATGTACCAGTATTTATATCAGAAGACATGGTTGGTCATAAGTTAGGTGAATTTGTATTGACTAGAACTTTTAAAGGCCATATCGCAGATAAAACATCAAAAAGATAG
- the rpsC gene encoding 30S ribosomal protein S3, with amino-acid sequence MGQKVNPHGLRVGIIKGWNAKWYANKKNFADNLIEDNQIRKFVKKELFSAGISKIEIERAAKRVKLNIYTAKPGVVIGKGGSGIESLKNKLLQFVNGKNVLINIVEVKSAEADAQLMAENIAAQLEKRISFRRAMKQTMQRAMKHGIKGVKTACAGRLGGAEIARTEHYHEGTIPLQTLRADIDYGFAEADTTYGKIGVKVWVYNGEVLPTKKVEKEEANA; translated from the coding sequence GTGGGTCAAAAAGTAAATCCTCATGGCCTTAGAGTAGGTATTATCAAGGGATGGAATGCAAAATGGTATGCCAATAAAAAGAATTTTGCAGATAATCTTATAGAAGATAATCAAATTAGAAAATTTGTTAAGAAAGAACTTTTTTCAGCTGGTATTTCTAAAATAGAAATTGAAAGAGCTGCTAAAAGAGTTAAATTAAACATATACACAGCAAAGCCAGGTGTAGTTATTGGTAAAGGTGGATCAGGAATTGAAAGTTTAAAAAATAAGTTACTTCAATTCGTTAACGGAAAAAATGTTTTGATTAACATAGTTGAAGTTAAAAGTGCAGAAGCCGATGCTCAATTGATGGCAGAAAACATTGCTGCGCAATTAGAAAAGAGAATTTCATTCAGAAGAGCTATGAAGCAAACAATGCAAAGAGCTATGAAACATGGAATAAAAGGTGTGAAAACTGCATGCGCTGGTAGATTAGGTGGAGCTGAAATAGCAAGAACTGAACATTATCATGAAGGAACAATTCCACTACAAACATTAAGAGCTGATATTGATTATGGATTTGCAGAAGCAGATACAACATATGGGAAAATTGGAGTTAAGGTTTGGGTTTATAATGGAGAAGTTCTTCCAACTAAGAAAGTAGAAAAGGAAGAGGCTAACGCATAG
- the rplV gene encoding 50S ribosomal protein L22 → MEARAIAKYVRMSPTKVGVILGLIRGKQVKEAFAILQYTPREAAVVINKVLKSAVANAENNLELNADNLYVSECFVGSGSTLKRFQPHAQGRAFKILKKTSNITVIVKERA, encoded by the coding sequence ATGGAAGCTAGAGCTATAGCAAAATATGTTAGAATGTCTCCAACAAAAGTAGGAGTAATTCTTGGTTTAATAAGAGGAAAACAAGTTAAGGAAGCTTTTGCTATTTTACAATATACTCCAAGAGAAGCAGCAGTAGTAATTAATAAAGTTTTAAAATCAGCTGTTGCCAATGCAGAAAATAATTTGGAATTAAACGCTGATAACTTATATGTTTCAGAATGTTTCGTTGGTTCAGGATCAACATTAAAGAGATTTCAACCTCATGCTCAAGGTAGAGCATTTAAAATTTTAAAGAAAACAAGCAATATAACAGTAATTGTTAAAGAAAGAGCTTAG
- the rpmC gene encoding 50S ribosomal protein L29, with product MKARELKELKLSNPQDLTVKLGDLKAELFNLRFQLATGQLENPMRIKEVKKSIAQIKTILREEELKALEQ from the coding sequence ATGAAGGCTAGAGAATTAAAAGAATTGAAATTAAGCAATCCTCAAGATTTAACAGTTAAATTAGGCGATCTTAAAGCTGAATTATTTAACTTAAGATTTCAATTAGCTACAGGGCAATTAGAAAATCCAATGAGAATAAAAGAAGTTAAGAAGTCTATAGCCCAAATAAAAACCATCTTAAGAGAAGAAGAATTGAAAGCATTGGAACAATAA
- the rpsQ gene encoding 30S ribosomal protein S17 translates to MERSLRKKRIGRVVSDKMEKTIVVAVETKVRHPLYGKTVNKTTKFKVHDENNEAKINDKVSIMETRPLSKDKRWRLVEIVEKAK, encoded by the coding sequence ATGGAAAGATCATTAAGAAAGAAAAGAATTGGTAGGGTTGTTTCTGATAAAATGGAAAAGACCATTGTAGTTGCAGTTGAAACTAAGGTTAGACATCCGCTATACGGAAAAACAGTAAATAAGACTACGAAGTTTAAAGTACATGACGAAAATAATGAAGCTAAAATTAATGATAAAGTATCAATAATGGAAACTAGACCTTTATCTAAAGATAAGAGATGGAGACTTGTTGAAATAGTTGAAAAAGCTAAATAG